A genomic region of Carassius carassius chromosome 13, fCarCar2.1, whole genome shotgun sequence contains the following coding sequences:
- the LOC132155701 gene encoding guanylyl cyclase inhibitory protein-like, which translates to MKMGQAATLPCRKGGTYVTELYEWFRKFLNECPSGLITLHEFRRQFCNGTVGKESAEYAEQIFRTLDNNGDGVVDFREYVTAISMLIEGTTVEKLRWSFKLYDKDKDGAITRSEMLEIMQAVYKMSVAASLTKPDPLTAEECTNRIFVRLDKDNNAIISQEEFIEGALNDEWIREMLECDPNTVKMERPPKGHAVL; encoded by the exons ATGAAGATGGGACAGGCTGCAACCTTACCCTGCAGAAAAGGTGGCACCTATGTCACCGAGCTTTATGAATGGTTCAG GAAGTTCCTGAATGAATGCCCCAGTGGACTGATCACCCTCCATGAGTTCAGACGTCAATTCTGCAATGGAACCGTGGGAAAAGAGTCAGCGGAGTATGCAGAGCAGATATTCCGCACACTAGATAACAATGGG GATGGAGTTGTGGACTTCAGAGAATATGTGACAGCTATCAGCATGTTGATTGAGGGCACGACAGTGGAGAAGCTGCGCTGGTCCTTCAAACTCTATGATAAAGACAAAGATGGAGCCATCACACGCTCAGAGATGCTTGAAATCATGCAG GCTGTGTACAAGATGAGCGTTGCAGCATCACTGACCAAACCTGATCCACTGACTGCTGAAGAATGCACCAACAGGATATTTGTACGGCTGGACAAAGATAACAATG CCATTATCAGTCAAGAGGAGTTCATTGAAGGGGCGCTGAATGATGAATGGATCAGAGAGATGTTGGAGTGTGATCCAAACACAGTGAAGATGGAGAGGCCTCCCAAAGGCCATGCAGTACTATAA